A region from the Muribaculum gordoncarteri genome encodes:
- a CDS encoding DUF4906 domain-containing protein, with amino-acid sequence MSYLRKLIDITASTLLMLAAVSCSDNEYITEVDDPSVQPGDRAATIEVPLRFHVEKPSLIGKPLVNDIPSRAEGKGDDTTDDPEKAAEEAINDIWVFQYDENGNQLIVPRFYKVESSEIRKLNIRLAEGNDSHVYVLANTGDETWAQDKDFSTVEKFVSYEYPFTEDNVEMGEDERLLMEGHVESTIRKETDLHPIDIHLTRMMAKISFKYVTAAAASNLVVNRVIINNMPMNMRMEETPKEENYPTGEDFETRSVTLDNNFSSGKVYTFYMPANRRGTSSNTDPKLKNNGAPDKALYVQLFVSSKSNGSNYLYTIYLGENDTNDYNVRRNHNYNITLKINSEGRDDRVLAAPANCFVLGHNEEIMFDPYNRTETGGGWKYSDYVNKKVASKRIETVKVLWQEQNVIGDNSNQTDPAKRRVWKDEYDRIHVKSAKTNGNAVIAGYNSANEIVWSWHIWVNNEKPAEISKAIAYKTFGWDNGGIKKDAGRVVKGRALMSCNIGAHSASATGANSYGAVFQWGRKDPFPIGWKVTNCSSGAYMFHKNNIGVIADNSNKEIKMTTDGGKENCGELFDYQKTNATIGKIEYTLKHPTIFLGATNTESSSGAMSTDTWRQPKTWVNNGDWYWGGEDRLWGGKPFAQATKKFLVHPKGSTWLDCGTMAVDGWLSDNGATEKSLFDPCPAGWMVPPADMWLSFTVDGKNSGWGTNATSRVNGTFQSGIYGHRIYVEAWKSGKTVYFPSNGFRNSNGTLRRNGNCGNYHTSTPSTNGTVNCFHIHNASAALPFETGYESTRRAFAGPVRCVRDVDD; translated from the coding sequence ATGAGCTATCTCAGGAAACTTATTGACATTACGGCATCGACATTGCTAATGCTTGCAGCTGTGTCATGCTCCGACAACGAATACATTACCGAAGTCGACGACCCGTCGGTTCAGCCGGGCGACCGCGCCGCCACAATCGAGGTGCCGTTGCGATTTCATGTCGAAAAGCCGTCGTTAATAGGCAAGCCGCTCGTCAACGACATACCCTCACGCGCCGAAGGTAAAGGCGACGACACCACCGACGACCCCGAAAAGGCCGCCGAGGAGGCCATAAACGACATCTGGGTATTCCAATATGACGAAAACGGCAATCAGCTCATAGTACCGCGATTCTACAAGGTTGAGTCGTCGGAGATCAGGAAGCTGAACATACGCCTCGCCGAGGGCAACGACAGCCACGTTTATGTGCTGGCCAACACCGGCGACGAAACGTGGGCGCAGGACAAGGACTTTTCTACAGTGGAAAAGTTTGTGTCCTACGAATATCCATTTACCGAGGATAACGTTGAGATGGGCGAGGATGAACGGCTGCTCATGGAGGGCCATGTCGAGTCGACCATCCGAAAGGAAACCGACCTGCACCCCATCGACATTCACCTGACACGAATGATGGCCAAAATCAGTTTCAAGTATGTCACTGCAGCCGCAGCCTCCAACCTGGTGGTAAACCGCGTCATCATCAACAACATGCCCATGAACATGCGCATGGAGGAAACGCCCAAGGAGGAGAACTATCCCACGGGCGAGGACTTTGAAACACGCTCGGTGACTCTCGACAACAACTTCTCGTCGGGAAAGGTCTACACATTCTACATGCCCGCCAACCGACGCGGCACATCGTCCAACACCGACCCGAAACTAAAGAACAACGGCGCACCCGACAAAGCGCTGTACGTACAGCTATTCGTATCATCGAAGTCCAACGGCTCAAACTACCTCTACACTATATACCTTGGCGAAAACGACACGAATGACTACAACGTGCGCCGCAACCACAACTACAACATCACGCTCAAGATAAACTCGGAGGGCCGCGACGACCGTGTGCTCGCCGCACCCGCCAACTGCTTCGTGCTCGGCCACAACGAGGAGATAATGTTTGACCCCTACAACCGCACCGAAACGGGCGGCGGCTGGAAATACTCCGACTACGTAAACAAGAAAGTGGCGTCAAAGCGCATCGAAACCGTGAAAGTACTGTGGCAGGAGCAGAACGTAATCGGCGACAACTCCAATCAGACCGATCCCGCAAAGCGTCGCGTGTGGAAGGACGAGTATGACCGCATACACGTGAAGTCGGCCAAGACCAACGGCAATGCTGTTATTGCCGGCTACAACAGCGCAAACGAAATCGTGTGGTCATGGCACATCTGGGTCAACAACGAGAAACCCGCCGAAATATCCAAGGCCATAGCCTACAAGACCTTCGGATGGGACAACGGCGGAATCAAGAAAGACGCCGGACGCGTTGTCAAGGGACGAGCACTCATGTCGTGCAACATCGGAGCCCACAGCGCATCGGCCACCGGTGCAAACAGCTACGGAGCCGTATTCCAGTGGGGACGCAAGGACCCGTTCCCCATAGGATGGAAGGTGACCAACTGCAGCTCGGGCGCATACATGTTCCACAAAAATAATATCGGAGTGATAGCCGACAACTCCAATAAGGAAATCAAAATGACCACCGACGGAGGCAAGGAAAATTGCGGCGAGCTGTTTGACTATCAGAAGACCAATGCCACGATAGGCAAAATCGAATATACGCTTAAGCATCCCACCATATTCCTCGGGGCCACTAATACCGAAAGTTCTTCAGGAGCCATGAGTACCGACACCTGGCGCCAGCCCAAGACATGGGTTAACAATGGCGACTGGTACTGGGGCGGTGAAGACCGCCTTTGGGGAGGCAAGCCTTTCGCTCAGGCCACAAAAAAGTTTCTCGTGCATCCGAAAGGCTCGACATGGCTCGATTGCGGCACAATGGCTGTCGACGGCTGGCTGAGCGACAACGGCGCAACCGAGAAGTCGCTCTTCGACCCGTGTCCCGCAGGATGGATGGTTCCTCCGGCCGACATGTGGCTTTCATTCACAGTCGACGGCAAGAACTCCGGTTGGGGCACCAACGCCACCAGCCGCGTCAACGGCACATTCCAGTCGGGAATCTACGGACACAGAATCTATGTGGAGGCATGGAAAAGCGGAAAGACGGTGTACTTCCCCAGCAACGGATTCCGCAACAGCAACGGCACACTGCGCCGCAACGGCAACTGCGGCAACTATCACACATCGACGCCGAGTACCAACGGTACAGTAAACTGCTTCCACATCCACAACGCATCGGCGGCCCTTCCGTTTGAAACAGGATATGAGTCGACACGCCGTGCATTTGCCGGTCCCGTGCGTTGCGTGCGCGATGTCGACGATTGA
- a CDS encoding DUF4906 domain-containing protein yields the protein MSYLRKLIDITASTLLMLAAVSCSDNEYITEVDDPSVQPGDRAATIEVSLRFHVEKPSLIGKPLVNDIPSRAEGDEETDDPKKAAEEAINDIWVFQYDENGNQLIAPRFYKVESSEIRKLNIRLAEGNDSHVYVLANTGDETWAQDKDFSTVEKFVSYEYPFTEDNVEMGEDERLLMEGHVESTIRKETDLHPIDIHLTRMMAKISFKYVTAEDAKSLIVTRVIINNMPLAMRMEETPKEENYPTGNDFETRSVTLDKKLASGEVYTFYMPANRRGTTTNTDPKAKNNGAPEKALYVQLFVTSRSNGSNFLYTIYLGENDTNDFNVRRNHNYNITLNLKSEIRDDRVLAAAANCFVVNPNNEIMFDPYTRTETGGGWKYSDYVNKKVPAKKIAYVKILWQYVNVIGDNSKGDRVWLDQYDRVHVKTGTAVGNAVIAAYNSSNKILWSWHIWVNNDKPANLDEAVPYYTFGWTGSADGKTGSIITTNDKRSVKGRSLMKCNLGAKSGNANDYGLKTYGTVYQWGRKDPFPIGNLDYNVDYYQYSRGNVGDLRDNNNATIAMNTTGAVHTTELFSTEQASATTGTIAYAIEHPTHFISPVKSGASNPSDASTCNNDGDWFWGHNDLLWGGKPYSNAKKYEVTTGCVLSDNGATEKSIFDPCPAGWMVPPGDMWLGFTKNGRNATGGVYGNINSVHTSDNASYRGFRMYVQEWKKGKWVYFPSQGLRTAGGRPWRNGMCGNYHTSSASAGGRVNIFHLHTPGEVDPFETSFGYSRRAVGGPVRCVRDVDESE from the coding sequence ATGAGCTATCTCAGGAAACTTATTGACATTACGGCATCGACATTGCTAATGCTTGCAGCTGTGTCATGCTCCGACAACGAATACATTACCGAAGTCGACGACCCGTCGGTTCAGCCGGGCGACCGCGCCGCCACAATCGAGGTGTCGTTGCGATTTCATGTCGAGAAACCGTCGTTAATAGGCAAGCCGCTCGTCAACGACATACCCTCACGCGCCGAAGGCGATGAAGAAACCGACGACCCCAAAAAGGCCGCCGAGGAGGCCATAAACGACATCTGGGTGTTCCAATATGACGAAAACGGCAACCAGCTCATAGCCCCGCGATTCTACAAGGTGGAGTCGTCGGAGATCAGGAAGCTGAACATTCGCCTCGCCGAGGGCAACGACAGTCACGTGTATGTGCTGGCCAACACCGGCGACGAAACGTGGGCGCAGGACAAGGACTTTTCTACAGTTGAGAAGTTTGTGTCCTACGAGTATCCATTTACCGAGGATAATGTCGAGATGGGCGAGGATGAGCGACTGCTCATGGAGGGTCATGTCGAGTCGACTATCCGAAAGGAAACCGACCTGCATCCCATCGACATTCATCTGACACGAATGATGGCTAAGATAAGCTTCAAATACGTTACGGCCGAAGACGCCAAGAGCCTCATCGTGACACGTGTCATCATCAACAATATGCCGCTCGCCATGCGCATGGAGGAAACTCCCAAGGAGGAGAACTATCCCACCGGCAATGACTTTGAAACACGCTCGGTGACTCTCGACAAGAAGCTTGCATCGGGCGAGGTCTACACATTCTACATGCCGGCCAACCGTCGCGGCACGACAACCAACACCGATCCCAAGGCAAAGAACAACGGAGCGCCCGAGAAGGCCCTTTATGTGCAGCTTTTCGTCACATCGAGGTCCAACGGCTCCAACTTCCTCTACACGATATACCTCGGCGAAAACGATACAAATGACTTCAACGTGCGCCGCAACCACAACTACAACATCACGCTCAATCTGAAGTCGGAAATACGTGACGACCGCGTGCTTGCAGCTGCCGCCAACTGCTTCGTGGTCAACCCCAACAACGAAATCATGTTTGACCCCTACACCCGCACCGAAACGGGCGGTGGCTGGAAATACTCCGACTACGTGAACAAGAAAGTTCCAGCAAAGAAGATAGCCTATGTAAAAATCCTGTGGCAATATGTTAATGTCATAGGCGACAACAGCAAGGGCGACCGTGTGTGGCTCGACCAATACGACCGTGTGCATGTGAAGACAGGTACAGCCGTGGGTAATGCCGTCATAGCGGCCTACAACTCGTCAAACAAAATCCTGTGGTCATGGCACATCTGGGTCAACAACGACAAGCCGGCCAACCTCGACGAGGCTGTACCCTACTATACTTTCGGATGGACCGGAAGTGCCGACGGTAAAACAGGCAGCATCATCACCACCAACGACAAGCGCTCCGTTAAAGGCCGCTCATTGATGAAGTGCAATCTCGGAGCGAAGTCGGGCAATGCCAACGATTACGGCTTAAAGACTTACGGAACCGTGTATCAATGGGGACGCAAGGATCCGTTCCCGATTGGAAATTTGGACTATAATGTGGACTATTACCAATACAGCCGCGGCAACGTGGGTGACCTGCGTGACAACAATAACGCTACAATAGCCATGAACACCACCGGAGCCGTACACACGACCGAATTGTTCAGCACTGAGCAGGCAAGCGCCACCACCGGCACAATAGCCTATGCAATCGAACATCCCACCCACTTTATAAGTCCGGTAAAATCAGGAGCCTCCAACCCATCAGATGCATCGACCTGCAACAACGACGGCGACTGGTTCTGGGGACACAATGATCTCCTTTGGGGAGGCAAGCCCTACTCAAATGCCAAGAAATATGAAGTTACTACCGGATGTGTGCTCTCGGACAACGGAGCAACCGAAAAATCCATCTTCGACCCGTGTCCGGCAGGATGGATGGTGCCTCCGGGCGACATGTGGCTCGGATTTACCAAAAACGGCAGGAATGCCACCGGTGGCGTCTATGGAAACATAAACTCCGTGCACACCAGCGACAACGCAAGCTATCGAGGCTTCAGGATGTATGTCCAGGAGTGGAAAAAGGGCAAGTGGGTGTACTTCCCGAGTCAGGGACTGCGCACAGCCGGAGGTCGCCCGTGGCGTAACGGGATGTGTGGAAACTATCACACTTCATCGGCCTCGGCAGGAGGTCGCGTGAACATATTCCATCTCCACACTCCCGGCGAAGTCGACCCGTTTGAAACAAGCTTCGGCTACTCCCGCCGTGCCGTGGGAGGCCCCGTACGCTGCGTGCGCGATGTCGACGAAAGTGAATAA
- a CDS encoding glycoside hydrolase family 43 protein codes for MLEKIILPAMLLTAAVAVAENPVVQTCFTTDPAPMVYSDTLYLYTGHDEAGADFFWMQEWRVYSTADMVNWTDHGSPLAIEDFSWGDDRAWAPQCVERNGKFYFYVPLHSKVSGTMAIGVAVGDSPVGPFKDALGKPLYDGSWDHIDPTVFVDDDGRAYIYWGNPNIYYAELNDDMISFKSEVKVLEQTEDSFGAPSPKNRVKGKKYKDTYTEGPWFYKRGDKYYLLYAAGGVPEHISYSMSDSPMGPWKYMGEIMQLHDTGSFTNHCGVADFKGNSYFFYHTGKLPGGGGFARSAAVEQFKYNPDGTFPTITSTEEGVAPVGRLNPYRRVEAETMAFSRGVTTEPNAATGVYVSDIHNGDYIKLREVDFGNTSPREFEVSAVSALRGGTIEVRLDSIEGEVIARVNVTSTGGWENWKRFSAPVGGSPKDVHDIYFTFKGRKGPKLFTLDWWEFFK; via the coding sequence ATGCTGGAGAAAATTATTTTGCCTGCCATGCTGCTTACGGCAGCTGTTGCGGTTGCTGAAAATCCGGTCGTACAGACCTGTTTCACAACCGACCCCGCACCGATGGTGTACAGTGACACTCTTTATCTCTACACCGGTCACGATGAGGCCGGAGCCGACTTCTTCTGGATGCAGGAGTGGCGCGTCTATTCCACTGCCGACATGGTCAACTGGACCGACCACGGTTCGCCGCTCGCCATCGAGGATTTCTCGTGGGGCGATGACCGCGCATGGGCTCCGCAGTGTGTCGAGCGTAACGGAAAATTCTACTTCTATGTGCCCTTGCACTCCAAGGTGAGCGGAACTATGGCTATAGGTGTAGCTGTCGGCGACAGCCCCGTTGGCCCGTTCAAGGATGCGCTCGGAAAACCGTTATATGACGGTAGCTGGGATCACATAGATCCCACGGTATTTGTGGATGATGACGGACGCGCCTACATATATTGGGGTAATCCCAACATCTATTATGCCGAACTTAACGATGACATGATTTCGTTTAAGAGCGAAGTGAAGGTGCTTGAGCAGACCGAGGATAGTTTCGGTGCCCCGTCGCCCAAGAATCGCGTGAAGGGCAAGAAGTACAAGGACACCTACACCGAAGGCCCCTGGTTCTATAAACGCGGCGACAAGTACTACCTGCTCTATGCCGCCGGAGGCGTTCCCGAACACATATCTTACTCCATGAGCGACTCTCCCATGGGCCCGTGGAAATATATGGGCGAAATCATGCAGCTGCATGACACCGGCTCATTTACCAACCATTGCGGTGTGGCCGACTTCAAGGGCAACTCCTACTTCTTCTATCACACCGGCAAACTGCCCGGAGGCGGCGGATTTGCCCGCAGTGCTGCAGTCGAGCAGTTCAAATACAATCCCGACGGTACTTTCCCCACCATCACTTCAACCGAAGAGGGTGTGGCTCCCGTAGGCCGATTGAATCCTTATCGTCGTGTCGAGGCCGAAACAATGGCCTTCTCGCGTGGCGTGACTACCGAGCCCAATGCCGCTACAGGCGTGTATGTGTCGGATATACATAACGGCGACTACATCAAGCTGCGTGAGGTCGACTTCGGCAACACATCTCCGCGTGAGTTTGAGGTGAGCGCAGTGAGTGCATTGCGCGGCGGTACCATCGAGGTGCGCCTCGACAGCATCGAGGGTGAGGTCATAGCACGTGTCAATGTCACATCTACAGGCGGATGGGAGAACTGGAAGAGATTCTCGGCACCGGTGGGCGGTTCGCCCAAGGATGTGCACGACATCTACTTCACTTTCAAGGGTCGCAAGGGACCGAAGCTCTTCACCCTCGACTGGTGGGAATTTTTTAAATGA
- the fic gene encoding protein adenylyltransferase Fic, protein MSKKSIRFFNDREVRAVWDDENNCWWFSATDIVRAINDEPVYTKAGNYWRWLKRKLNREGVQLVSPTHGFKFEAPDGKQRKADVLNSEGVILLAKHYPNNRASAFLDWFTYSDNTIDGQSRKKAYTLFESDLLNSLEPGSMRCLQQIHAYLFGGLYDFAGQIRDKNISKGGFTFANCLHFPTVIPTIERMPETTIDEIADKYVEMNVVHPFMEGNGRSTRIWLDLMLRHSLKRCVDWSRIDKNEYLTAMRESVVDSSHIKVLLKGALTDKINDREMFMKGIDYSYYYEEE, encoded by the coding sequence ATGAGCAAGAAGTCGATACGCTTTTTTAATGACCGCGAAGTGAGGGCGGTTTGGGATGACGAGAACAACTGCTGGTGGTTTTCGGCTACCGACATTGTGCGCGCCATCAATGACGAGCCTGTCTATACAAAGGCCGGCAACTATTGGCGTTGGCTTAAGCGTAAGCTGAATCGGGAGGGCGTTCAACTCGTGAGTCCCACTCACGGGTTCAAATTTGAGGCTCCTGACGGCAAGCAGCGAAAGGCCGATGTGCTCAACAGCGAAGGCGTTATTCTTCTTGCCAAGCATTATCCCAACAACCGCGCGAGCGCATTTCTCGACTGGTTCACATACAGCGACAACACTATTGACGGGCAAAGCCGCAAAAAGGCATACACCCTGTTTGAAAGCGATCTGCTCAATTCTCTTGAACCGGGCAGCATGAGGTGTCTGCAACAGATTCACGCCTATCTGTTTGGCGGCCTCTATGATTTTGCCGGACAGATAAGGGACAAAAATATATCGAAAGGAGGTTTTACTTTTGCCAACTGCCTTCATTTCCCTACTGTCATCCCGACTATTGAACGCATGCCCGAAACCACAATTGATGAGATAGCCGACAAGTATGTCGAGATGAATGTTGTGCATCCATTCATGGAAGGCAACGGACGCAGCACGCGCATTTGGCTTGACCTGATGCTGAGGCATTCGTTGAAACGCTGCGTTGACTGGAGCCGGATAGATAAAAATGAATATCTCACTGCGATGCGCGAGAGCGTTGTCGACTCATCCCACATCAAAGTGCTGCTGAAAGGGGCATTGACCGACAAAATCAACGACCGCGAAATGTTTATGAAAGGCATCGACTACTCCTATTACTACGAAGAAGAGTAG
- a CDS encoding transglutaminase-like domain-containing protein: MSSNNRHYIILLLWAVLTACNAVATQPSTVKRDFEARKEALNLPGYYTIFDRQLDDDRREALEFLYAYMPLPDLTDYTGDFYLENVDCSLRARKEMPWGASVPDREWRHFVLPVRVNNENLDSSRMVFYNELRDRVKGLSMRDAVLEVNHWCHEKVTYQPSDSRTSSPLASIKSAYGRCGEESTFTVAALRAVGIPARQVYTPRWAHTDDNHAWVEAWVDGRWYFLGACEPEAVLNLGWFNAPASRGMLMNTKTFGRYDGPEQQLAQSPCYTEINVTANYAPVDSVMVTVVDSDGNQSPGARVAYKLYNYAEFYSIASRRADEKGKSTLTTGRGDLLVWATDGESFGFKKCTVGKDREVVVTLDHRTPVDEAIELDIVPPVQAVALPEVTPEQARENDMRKVYEDSLRGAYMATFFTPERGAEFARSVGLDTEAVAKVLVDSRGNHDVVTQFLSEIPAADRERALRLLQVVSDKDRRDITLDVLRDHLATPVVDSKLYDEYVMNPRVANEMLTPYKAFFRNVIPADKRERYRANPQEWVAWCADSIAIDRDWNPQNLAMAPASVWTSRITDARSRNIFFVAASRSMGLPARIDPVTEKTQYAAPDGRWIDADFTEPLDMAVVPQGTLKIDFTPQGRITDPQYYSHFTLSRIVNGVPVLLNYPEDATWSSTFAKPSKIDAGQYMLTSGQRMADGSVLAYTCFFNVEEGKTATPKLVMRQDASGVQVIGGFNSENIYHDSASGDDKSILSTTGRGYYVLGLLSPNHEPTVHALNDISLMRDELEKWGGSIVLLFNDSDDASRMKLDRFKNLPSTVTFGNDIDGNISREIIEGMELPTGDRPIFIIADTFNRIVFLSQGYTIGLGEQLVDILHRIGRN, translated from the coding sequence ATGTCATCAAACAACCGACATTACATAATTCTGTTACTATGGGCCGTGTTGACTGCGTGTAATGCAGTAGCGACTCAGCCGTCGACCGTAAAGCGCGATTTTGAGGCGCGAAAGGAGGCTTTGAATCTGCCCGGTTATTACACGATATTTGACCGTCAGCTCGATGACGACAGGCGTGAGGCTCTTGAGTTTCTCTACGCTTACATGCCGTTGCCCGACCTGACCGACTACACGGGCGACTTCTATCTTGAGAATGTTGATTGCTCGCTTCGTGCCCGCAAGGAGATGCCTTGGGGAGCTTCGGTTCCCGATCGCGAATGGCGTCACTTTGTGTTGCCCGTGCGGGTAAACAACGAGAATCTCGACAGCAGCCGAATGGTGTTCTACAACGAATTGCGCGACAGGGTGAAGGGACTGTCGATGCGTGACGCAGTGCTCGAAGTGAATCACTGGTGTCATGAGAAAGTGACCTATCAGCCGTCGGACAGCAGGACAAGTTCGCCGCTTGCAAGCATTAAGTCGGCCTACGGTCGATGCGGTGAGGAGTCGACATTCACTGTCGCCGCGTTGAGGGCGGTAGGCATTCCGGCGCGACAGGTCTACACCCCGCGTTGGGCTCATACCGACGATAATCATGCCTGGGTCGAGGCTTGGGTTGACGGACGATGGTATTTCCTCGGAGCTTGTGAACCTGAAGCGGTGTTGAATCTCGGATGGTTCAATGCTCCGGCATCGCGCGGAATGTTGATGAATACAAAGACATTCGGACGATATGACGGCCCTGAACAGCAGTTGGCTCAATCGCCATGCTACACTGAGATAAATGTCACGGCCAACTATGCTCCGGTCGATTCGGTGATGGTGACCGTTGTCGATAGTGACGGCAATCAGTCACCAGGGGCACGCGTTGCTTATAAGCTGTATAACTATGCCGAGTTTTACTCCATAGCTTCACGCCGTGCCGATGAAAAAGGCAAGTCAACCCTGACAACCGGGCGTGGCGACCTGCTCGTGTGGGCGACCGACGGAGAGAGTTTCGGATTCAAGAAATGCACTGTGGGCAAGGACCGTGAGGTAGTCGTGACGCTCGACCACCGCACGCCCGTGGATGAAGCGATCGAACTTGACATAGTGCCGCCGGTGCAGGCTGTGGCGTTGCCTGAAGTGACGCCTGAACAGGCTCGTGAGAACGACATGCGCAAAGTGTATGAAGATTCGCTGCGCGGAGCCTATATGGCTACTTTCTTTACTCCTGAACGGGGAGCCGAGTTTGCCCGCTCGGTGGGTCTTGACACGGAGGCTGTGGCCAAAGTGCTCGTTGATTCGAGGGGCAACCATGATGTTGTCACGCAATTTCTCTCGGAGATTCCCGCTGCCGACCGTGAACGCGCGTTGCGGCTTCTGCAGGTGGTTTCCGACAAGGACCGCCGTGACATAACGCTTGATGTGCTGCGTGACCACCTTGCGACTCCGGTTGTCGACAGTAAGCTATATGACGAGTATGTGATGAATCCGCGCGTGGCCAATGAGATGCTTACTCCCTATAAGGCGTTTTTCCGCAACGTGATTCCGGCCGACAAGCGTGAGCGTTATCGTGCCAATCCGCAGGAGTGGGTGGCATGGTGTGCCGACAGCATCGCGATAGACCGTGACTGGAATCCCCAGAATCTTGCTATGGCTCCCGCATCGGTGTGGACCTCACGCATCACCGATGCACGTTCGCGCAACATATTCTTCGTGGCCGCGTCTCGCAGCATGGGGTTGCCGGCGCGAATCGACCCCGTGACCGAAAAGACTCAGTATGCTGCACCCGACGGACGGTGGATTGACGCTGACTTTACCGAGCCCCTTGACATGGCAGTCGTTCCGCAGGGGACACTCAAGATCGACTTTACTCCACAGGGACGCATAACCGATCCACAATATTATTCCCACTTCACGTTGTCGCGCATCGTCAACGGCGTGCCGGTGCTGCTTAACTATCCCGAGGATGCTACATGGAGCAGCACGTTTGCCAAGCCGTCGAAAATCGATGCCGGACAGTACATGTTGACAAGCGGTCAGCGCATGGCCGACGGAAGCGTGCTCGCCTACACCTGCTTCTTCAATGTTGAGGAGGGTAAAACGGCGACTCCGAAGCTTGTCATGCGACAGGATGCCTCGGGTGTGCAGGTGATAGGCGGTTTCAATTCCGAAAACATATATCACGACTCGGCAAGCGGCGACGACAAGTCGATTCTGTCGACTACCGGACGCGGATACTATGTACTCGGACTTTTGTCGCCCAATCACGAGCCGACAGTGCATGCACTCAACGACATATCGCTCATGCGTGACGAACTGGAGAAATGGGGAGGCTCGATTGTGCTGCTGTTCAATGACAGTGACGATGCATCACGCATGAAGCTCGACCGTTTCAAGAATCTGCCGTCGACCGTGACATTCGGAAACGACATCGACGGCAACATATCACGCGAGATAATCGAGGGTATGGAGTTGCCTACGGGCGACCGTCCCATATTCATAATCGCCGACACGTTCAATCGCATAGTATTTTTGTCGCAAGGCTATACAATAGGCCTCGGTGAGCAACTTGTTGATATACTGCATCGTATCGGACGGAATTGA
- a CDS encoding copper homeostasis protein CutC — protein MLEVCVTTPEGACAAAEGGAGRVELCSALGEGGVTPSWGLMRQVRQVPGLRMHVLIRPRGGDFVYNRAEVECMIDDIKAAAECGADGVVTGALLPTGGIDMDVCRRLVEAATGMSVTFHRAFDLCRDPFKALDDIMALGCDRLLTSGCASSALAGSGLIADLRIRAAGRLSLLPGGGVNLGNAAEIMRLTGCRELHASARSSLASVMTYRRDGVAMGTPGSDEYCRLETSAEVVRGIVKAMNDNVV, from the coding sequence ATGCTTGAGGTGTGTGTGACCACTCCCGAGGGAGCGTGTGCGGCCGCCGAGGGCGGAGCCGGACGCGTGGAGTTGTGCTCGGCGCTCGGCGAAGGCGGCGTAACTCCGTCGTGGGGATTGATGCGACAGGTGCGTCAGGTGCCGGGATTGAGGATGCATGTGCTCATAAGACCGAGAGGCGGCGACTTTGTCTATAACCGGGCCGAGGTGGAGTGCATGATCGACGACATAAAGGCGGCCGCCGAGTGCGGTGCCGACGGAGTTGTGACAGGTGCGTTGCTACCGACCGGCGGCATAGACATGGATGTGTGTCGCAGGCTTGTTGAGGCCGCAACCGGGATGTCGGTTACGTTTCATCGTGCATTTGACCTGTGTCGCGACCCTTTCAAGGCGTTGGACGACATAATGGCACTCGGGTGCGACCGGCTGTTGACTTCGGGGTGCGCGTCGTCGGCATTGGCGGGCTCAGGACTTATTGCCGATTTGCGCATACGTGCGGCAGGCCGGCTCTCGCTGTTGCCCGGCGGTGGAGTCAATCTCGGGAATGCGGCCGAAATCATGCGCCTTACGGGTTGCCGTGAACTGCATGCATCGGCACGTTCGAGCCTTGCCAGTGTCATGACCTACCGCCGCGACGGAGTAGCCATGGGCACTCCGGGCAGCGATGAATATTGTCGTCTTGAAACCTCGGCCGAAGTTGTGAGGGGTATAGTCAAGGCGATGAACGATAATGTTGTGTAA